The Dermochelys coriacea isolate rDerCor1 chromosome 7, rDerCor1.pri.v4, whole genome shotgun sequence sequence CCATCAATAGGCAGCAAACGCTGTGAAAACAAAATACTTAATATGAGTGTTTGAAAGGCAAGAGACATCGCACTCTGGCATGTGCACTGCAGACTCCCAAACTAACATTTGCTACTGCAGGCACCCCAGAAGGTGGGGTTGGTATGCTTTACAAATACAAAGACCTTATTATCTGAATAGGAATTATCCAATTGgtgttttaaaatatgcaattGTAACAGCGCATTAACGGTGTTTATGTTAAGCTCACTTCTGCTTTAACATACTCATACCAATCATATCTACACTGTCTCTGTGTAAGAACATAGCATGTCAGGAGGAAAGGTTTGGTCTGAAGAGGGTTAACTGGCCAGAGGAGACACTTTATCCCAAAAGCAATGCGCTGATTCTATTTGCTGCGCGCAGAGCACCTGTGAGGGGGAAAAAGTACAGCACTTGAAAAATCCATGAACAAATTCGAACATGGTGAACAGAGGTTTAAGAATATTCTCCAATTGAAACCTTCCAGTAAATGAGTTACAACTTTGTTTAGAGAAGAATCAAAACTTGTGTCAGTGACACTCTCTTGCTCATGGAATTCCCATTGGCAGACAAGCATGCGCGCATTGTGCAATTGCGGGCGCAGATATAAACGCTGTGCGACCTGCAAAGAAACAATGTGAAATGTACAACTAAAGCCGCTGCGCTTCGCGGGCGCATGGGACACGCAGCATCTCCTTGAGAAATTACTGTGGAAAGGGgaggaaaattattttaaaaccaagctGTAAGGCTAATTGGACTTTGGACCAGAAAGCCTTCGGCAGACCAATCCTTCCAGACCTCTGTTGTGCAACAAAAGGTTTctcataaaacaaagaaaatgtcatTCAGTTGTGAAGTCATATTGATACCTGGAACTCTCCTGCTAGACCACCTCTAAAGGCCCAGGGTTCTTGGTCTCCACTTAAGAACTGTGCTGAAGATTGACTACGACACCCTGTTGAGATCAGATCCAAGCGGAGAACGTTACGAGAAGGGGGATTTCCTGGGGGGTCTAACATGTCCAAAAAGCTAACACACACTTTGTGGAAAAAGCTCTCTAACTGAGCTATAATCCAGGACTTTGGGGGAGGCTGTAATAATGTTGTACAATTTGTAAAAATTCTAAGTGCCCATGTCCTTAATGGATAAATAAAATGCAATATCTATGTTACTGTTTTCAGATAATGGGCTAACGAGCAGACAAGTATTTAAAAAGCCAATAATACACCTCATCCCACACCGGGAGGCATGAGATCTGTGCGATGATATAAGCTTCCCAGACTTGTTTGTACATTCTTTTGCCTGTACATTTATGGCAGAAGCATCATGTCCTTAGTGAAGAGGACATTTTGGAAGCAATATGGCCTGGTTAATAGCTACTATTGCAAATTTCATCAAACAGATAATACAAGACAAATTCCATTACCACAGCCCCTTGAAAAAATTGGACCTGTCTGAAGTCACATTTTagtattatttgttttaatcttgTCAGAAAACTAGGGTTGGTAATAAATTCACACAATGGTCTGACTCACTTAAGACAGCTACGACAGCAGTATGGAACAGTGGCCTCATTGCAACAGACTAGAAAAGCTAACTTAGCTCAGTTCTGGACCATGTATTTACAGTGCTACTGACATGCAGAAGAGGCCAGTAAGTTAACTGCAATGAATTCACAGTGATTGTAATTAATAAAGAACCGTTGAGCAGAACAGTTTTATTCTTGCTTTTAGCatcttatttcttcctcctcaaGCATGTCAGTCACACCAGGCTTCCTACCAACCAACCACATGAGGCCCATTAAAATGCTCAGCTTAGAATGTGTATTAAGTACTGGAAAAATCTACTTTAATCAGCAAGTTTAGCATTTAAGACTGTTCCATTAGCCAAGCATTACAGCCTTTAACACCAATTAACAGATATTTTTGAGAGAGGGCAAGATTAGGTGAATGTTTGGAGTAGGGATTACAATTACCTGCCTAGTTTTCTGATAAGATAAGCAGCGCAaaagttcttttccttttgtggaCAGCAATCTACCTCCTGTTCAAGTAACAGTCTCAGATCAATACAGTCAATTATGTTGTGCTAGTCAGAGAGTCCCAAAATGTACCAAGTTTGACATACGatagtttaataatttttaaatatagatttatttaGAATGAGAAATTTAGAAAATAATCCAAATATCAGGATTTAAGTTTAGCTTGCTCCCACATCTGAAAGTCTGATGTAAAAAGATACCCTTTACAACTATAAGGTTTAGTCATTAACTTGGAAGACAGTATTTGTCTCTCCTTTGAGACTACAACATAACTAGCACTTCCAATTATTACAGTAAAGAGCTGCGTGAATGAAGAGCTGTATAAATGAAAAACATAGTTAATGCCTTAGTCGCTGCGCAAATGTGACTTCAGTTCATGCCTAGTGCACATCTAATCTATCTGAGCTGCCTCACAGACAAAACCTTTCCATTTTAACTAATTAATGACGACGCGCTGCGAACATCTGGCGCTGTCCATCCAATAGCTGTAGAAACTTGTGCTGAGGATTCTCCCATCTGTACACAGTGGGGAAGAAGACAATAGAAGGCATTAGTAATCCATAGTACTGTACAGCCACACTATTTAAAGGGACTGAATGCTAGCTGGACTGGAAGGAGAGGTGAAGAAAATGAACTTTCAGTGGCCCATTGAACACACCATTGTGGGAACTAATTTGGTTCAACCTACATAAGCTATATTCATACGAGCTGTAGAAATGTATTCCTGCTGAAGAATTTCCTCATCTACTCAttttttaaactactgtaaaattaaacaaataaaataaagaatgagAAGACAAGTATCTCCTCTCCCAAATCACATTCCTGGGGCCTGGGAATCACCCTGTACAACAGTCAGAACTCTTACTAGGTCTTCTGGCTACTTGAGACAAGTTTTGGGACTGAGATTGAACAGGGCTAATATTTGCAGGAGTGGCTCCTGATGTGGATTGCCTCAATTTTTGAGTGCGTAACTTGAGACAGCTTAGATCCaattttcaaaaggcacaaagAATAATTCACAACTTCAGCTACAGTCATTGGGAGCAGTAGATGCTTAGCTACTTTGAAAAATGAGGCCCAAGGGGTCACAAATTGGAATCTTGAAAACAGCCAAAACTCAGATGaccgcttttgaaaatgttggcctaggtttttaaacaaataattgagCTGTTAAAGAGAGACTACTTTCTGTTTACATCTCAATGTAAAGTCAGAGTAACAATACCAAGCATTTTTACATCTTACAGGTTAAGGAATCAGTAAGTCAAGCTTTTCAGCTGCACGAGGATAGAGGCATGTTTACACCACACTAAATACTACCAGTCTCTTTTCAAAGACCTTACACCTATTAATTTTTTGCTCCCTTTACATGGTAAAGGATGATATTTTATCACCTCTTTTTAAAACTATTCATATCTCGAGGGATCAGTGGATATTTCAACTGCACGAAGTGCAAGTGAACTTCACCTTGCCCTAGCTGAGTTGACTTGATAACTGGCTAGGTCTTCTCTGTCTgtaaattataaattatttaaactTATCTACAAGTTAGTAGGATTTAAGAACAACTGAAACACTAGAACTAGACAAAGGCTGTGTAATGGTTATCCACTGTGAGGTTTGTGACAGCTACAAAAATTGTGACGTGAAACCATCAGCTTTGCGGCCTGCTGTGTATATCAAGCAAGTCCACAGCATATTCCTTACAGTTGGATTGAAACCTGAAAGTAAAATGAGGTCACTAGAAGAACCCAGGCCATGCTGGTGCTATCTGCCAACTTAGGATCCCCAAAAACatgtttcagcaaaaaaaaaaaaaaaaagctgcaaacAAAAAATGTCTTTCAAGCTCTGTTTAAAAGTCTCAGATTACATCTGGACAAAAGCTGAGCTCTCCAATTTCCACCCTTTGCCAAAAATCAACTATTTGGAAAATGTTAAAGCAAACCATTTTGCACCAGAATAGCCTTATATGCTAAAGCTCGCATGCGCAAGGGCTGGGAGGATCGGCTTCCTCTTGGCCAGGCCCATTGAAAGGTCACTTCTGCAATTGTTCTGTTGAAGACAGCAATAATGTTATCAAGACAGAGCAAGCAGCAGATGGCTGATGTGCGGTCACATTTCATAGTGTCATTTCCAATCACATAACAGGGTGTCAAAGGAGTTACATGGCATAGTCCAGTGTGCATTCAGTCAGAGCAAGTTAAAGTCAGCGCTTATGTTTCAGAGATGAGATTTAAGTTTCATTAGCCCAAGAAAAAATTGAAGTTTCATTTAACCACCAATGCCTGAACACTGTTACTCATAACACCAGTACAAATTAGAGTGAACAGTATTTCAGAATAGTGAGACAGGAAAGATTTTAATGAAGATCTAATTAGACCATAAGCCACAAATAATGcattctgtgaaatattttttccttgggctaattaaaaacaaaaaaggtataCTATCTGAGTTTAAAACAGTTCCTAGTGCACCTACCTAACCACTGCACAAAAGACTTCACCATTGACATGATACTCTTGATGTCCCAGACGTAGGAGTACATGTCATAAAGGATCGTCCTGTTGGCACAGTTGGAGAGGCGAGTGAACATTCCCATGACCAATCCACACATCTCTTCAAACTTGGCTGCTCGGGAGCGCCATTCTTCAATCTATTGAGGGAGACAAAAGATCCACAAGATCAAAAATACTCTTCCAGAGACTAGACTTCTCCAAACAAAAAACCGCACTatgctgtacttttttttttttaaattgtataggTTCTTTAGTTACAGTTCTGACCGACAACCATTGTTCAATACCCTTTCACTATCACTGCTACAGCAGGGAAGGCCAAACTGAGCTTCTCTGGTCAAATGCCAGCAATCTTTACATGCCCCTACAGCCCCTGCACAAAGCATGCCTTTGGGCTACATGATCTACTCTTCTAGAATGTTTCCAGGGACACAATCTCCCTGTATTACAGGAAATGTGTAATGCAGCTCAGGATTaggatttaaagaaagaaaaataagatgTAGTCACACTCACTTTTTCAGAGTCCTTTCCTTTACAATTAACACTGACAACACTGCTATTTGCTCTGAGCCACTGGAACTCTCTCAGCATCTGTGCACCTTTGGGCCCATGTTCATATGGAAGGTAGAACAAGTCAGCAAGTAACTGCAGATCCTCTAGAGTCACTGGTTCTACGGTGTAGAGGGGCTTCTCATTTGGCCCAGGCACAAACTGTTCCTTGTTCATCATCTGCTCATCAGTCTGCATAGGGGCAATGTCACTACCACAGTCTTCCTGCATAGACATCTCTGGGGACTTAGATTCAGCTATGCTCTCTTTATCAGTATCCATTGGTTTTAGCTCCTCAGACATTTTAGCTTCAGCAATATCTGTCAGTATTTGATTAACATTCTTGTCTGTGTCCTCTAGTTTTTCCACCACCATGTCCATTGGTTCCTCATCAGACtgcttcttttcttcctccttgaCCAGTGCCGGTGGCTCACTGCTCAGTGCTGCCCCCTGACTCATGATGGGCTCTTGGTAAACAGTAGTAACCACAGTTGTTGCATTTAGAGATGATGGCGCAATCATAGGCACCACATCAACTACGCTGGTTTTAGCACCGCTGTGGGCCACTTGCCTACCTGAGAATAGAACAAAGAAGTTTCAAGTCTTGTTTAAATAAGTTTAAAGTCTACCAATACCAAATCAACCTTTCTGAATTGTAtcacagaatctcagggttggaagggacctcaggaggtcatcttagtccaaccccctgctcaaagcagggccaatcccctactaaatcatcccacccagggctttgtcaagcctgaccttaaaaacctcaaaggaaggagattccaccacctccctaggtaatgcattccagtgcttcaccaccctcctagtgaaaaagtttttcctaatatccaacctaaacctcccccactgcaacttgagatcattactccttgttccgtcatctgctaccactgagaacagtctagatccatcctctttggaacccccttttaggtagctgaaagcagttaTCGAATCCCCCAAACTTCAcatggtactccagatgaggcctcaccaatgtcgaatagaggggaacgatcatgtccctcataTGCATGATCAGTTGTCAAGGTAAAACGATCATTAGTGACTCCCTTACAGTGCTGCTAAGAATATACTTTGACAAATTTATAAAGCCTGTTCAAGCAATCTACCATGACAGACATTTGAATTGGAGGATTTCCCATCCATGTATGATTGGTGGCACAAATGGGACGGAAGCAGCTTTCTAAATAGACTAGTTAATATTTATGCACTGATAGCACCATTTGCAACTAAGGTGAGAATTAAAAAGATATCAATTAAAGCAACATTAGTTCTCTGTCCGTATGGCCCTGTAGAACCATATTGAGATTGTGTGCCCTGCCATGAGGTTACAGAACTCACTTGAAAGCAGCTGAATAGAGTGTGTACAAGCACCTTCATTCTAGTACGCTAGAGCCCAGGGTAATACAGTCCACCCTCAactgtccctcagtttcttcaAATCCAGGCATATGCTTAAAAATCACTGACGAGAGGAGAGAATGCCTCCACAGCAGGCAGCACTACTGAGCCTGAGGATTCAGGCAGAGTAGGTCTTTTGAGAGGATAGGGAGAAGAGGCGGCGATTGATAGACACCTTGGCGTCATCACCACTCACTGCCAAAGCCAGTTAAATTAAATCCTTAATAAGACTTGAACCATGGAGCTGTCCAAAGGGACAACTGAAGCACTTTGTCCGTCACACGCTGGTGTATCGTGAGAGCCCCGATTCTCTCAGAAATGACAAACTATAATGCCAAGCTCTGGTCTGGCAGAAACAATGGGCCCCACAGAGCCATGGGCTCTACCTCAGAATTTGGCTCCAACTGCAATGAGGACTCATCCGTATTGTGCCGAGGGGACACCACTGAGCATCAGAGGAATCAATCCAACAGCTTCCACGGGACATTGTTATTGGTTTTAAGTCATCTCACACCCCCTTCAAAGGAGACCTCATCTTTCTCAGACCCTCAATATCTATGGAAGTGCACTGCATTGGGGCCAGTCAGATCGGACAGCATGACCTCTGTTGATCCTCTTTTCTATACAGAATGGCCTCTTGGAACTTCTGGCACCATAAGAGATGCTTTCCTCAGCTCAGTCAGGACCACCTTTAATAGAACCTCGTTTAACAGTTCCCGCACAAAAAAGTTTGATAATAATTCCATTTCTGCTTAACgaatcatggaaatatttttgcttttgtaaaaccatttccTTTATCCCCAAACCTAAACCTTTCTACCTGTTTGACAGTGTTCCTTCTGTGCCCAGAGAAAAACCAACCGAATTCAACTCACTGCTGTATTGGTGAGGTACTCCAAACTCCTGCAGCCACTCTGTTAAGGCCAGCTTCAGAGCCATTTGAGGGCTATACAGAACATCagtttcaatatcttcatcactcCCTTCATTTTCCAATTTAATCTGGATTGATACAGTACTGTCTTCAGTGTCAGCTAAAGGAAAAAGTTGAGAAAACAGCACATAAATTGGTTTGCAagattccagattttttttttttaaactctcagtAAGAGTGCTAGACACAGCCTCATTTTGCAAAAACCAGAAGTGAACTGTTGCATCTTTCAGCTTTAACATGGAAGTACAGCAACAAAGACTACAAATCCGATCCTTCTTGATCGGAGTGGAGGCCTCTTAGCTCAAAAAGGAGCAGAATATATGGGAACTGAGAGTTTGGCACCTGGAAGCAGGGATTAGAATAAGAGTATATGCCATGATTTGTCACCAAAACCATTTCTACAAGACCTATAATAACTTGGTCCAGTTGTCTTTCCCTTGTCCCAACTCAATGGATAATCAACTGTTAAACCATACAAATCTACTTACTCATCACCACATCTTTCCTCACTCCATTCATGTTGGATTTGTACCAAGTCGCAAGTGTGTGAATAGCAACATAATTGGCTTCAAATTCACAGTTTGGATTGGTCAGGACTCCCTTCAGTCGAGGGATGAGCTCAGTTGACCGACCTTTATATGGCCCAAGAAACAGCCTCTTCTGATCATAATCATTAGCATGAATGTTATCCCAGATGACTGGAGCTCTCCTGATGATCTTAGAAACTTCTTCAATAGATTCTACTGGAATGTCTTTAGATACAACTTTAGGACCTAGATGTACAATTGTATAATTAGAGAACTTTACATATAGTTAAGAAGCACTcatacacaaaaacaacaaagtagTTTCACTGGTGCAATAAAATCATTTACTAAAAGCCTGAGTTCATTTAAGATTACTAATCAACTCAAAGATCATGATTCCTACCTGTCCACAACACCTCAATGCCAGGTAACAGCTTCTCTCCTACAGTCCGTAAATAAGGGGATTGGGCAACGTTTGGATAGCAGAAAGTTCCACAATATTctagaggggggagaggggggaaaaaagaaaaaaaaaaaagacatcctaGTAGTAATGACAGTCATTAGAAAGAAATGTACTGTGAAAACAGACATGACAGTCTTGGAATAATGGAGTTTTACTTAGCATTTTTACTAGCCCAATAGTACAGGTGGATATGGGATGACAGATTCATCTTCAAATTAGGCAGGACAGAGAGAGTCAGACTGAGATGCAGCAGGTGAGGGAATACTTTTCATTgagccaacttctgttgatgaaagagacaaactttcaagctatacagaagttggtccaataaaattaTCTCACCCGCCTTTTCTCTctcgtatcctgggaccaacatggctacaacgcTACTGCATACAGTAATTTGACTGGTCATTCCCGTAAGACCCCTTAGGGAGCAATTCCTAACAGTAGTATTCACCTTCCTCTCCAACATATAAGGCAACATGAAAATAAGTACATGAACATCCAGTTAATGCACAAGATGATATCTTGGCCACAAAAAGAGGATCACCGATCACCTCATCTCATATGTGGCTACACATATTGAGAGGGGTACATGAATAAGAAGTCAAGTTCCTCCTGTCTCTAGTTGGGTAGGGTTAGACAACTTGTAGAAACAAGAGAGACCAGGACTTCAGAATTATTGCCATCTCAGTATATTTTAGATTAATCTCTGGATCAGTTCTAAGTGTCAAGCAATGAGGCTCTCAATTGCTCCCTTATAGGAATTATTCCACAGCCTAAAATTTAAGAAGGTTTTCCATCTTAAGCACAGAATGTGTTTATACTCCACAGTGCTCAAATCCCACTCCCCAAAATCTGAATGAGATGTACTTAATGCCTCATTATGAAGAGACAGCAATCTTTCCACAGTTAAAGACTGCAGACAGCTTCCATTATATAGCCCTATTTTTGCCCTCTTTTAATGCTGACCTGGAAAATGGTTTGGCCTGAAAATTCCCACATTCATTCCTAAGGCAAAGAAGGCTGTATACATCTGAATGTTAAACTGTTTTCAAAGTTACAGGTCCTAAGAATTTCCCTATCTGCTACTCTGATTTATCTAACGTTGGTCTCCCTCTTTCTCAAAAACAGCTTATTGTCCCTTCAAGTTTTACATACAGGTATATTGATGGATGCCATATAAGaacagtgttgtagctgtgttgatttcacaagttggtccaataaaagatctaacccaccttgtctctctaatctaaGAAAACAGGTACACGCATAACCAATGCAGCTACAAAGTGAATATGTGTTTTGTCAAGCAAACATAGAATGAAGCAGGGCTCCACGTTAACAGTATAGTCAAAAGGCAGCATGCTTCAGTTGATAGGGTGCCAGATTAGTAATCAGCAgaaatttctctaaggtgccacaagtactcctgttctttttaggcTCTATTTAGTCACTTCACCTCTGAGGTTCAGTTTCACCTCCCCTTTTTATGTTGTCTAACTCTTCAAGGCAGAAACTTTTCTTACTATGCATTTGCACAGTGCCTCCCATGCCAGATTTAATCTGGAATCTAAGCGctgctgtaaaaaataaaaataaaaaaaaaccacaaccaccAAAAATGCCAGCTCAACCATTGCCAGCCA is a genomic window containing:
- the OGA gene encoding protein O-GlcNAcase isoform X4 is translated as MEQRKELFRRLQKWGLNTYLYAPKDDYKHRMFWREMYSVEEAEQLMTLISAAQEYEIEFIYAISPGLDITFSNPKEVSTLKRKLDQVSQFGCRSFALLFDDIDHNMCAADKEVFSSFAHAQVSITNEIYQYLGEPDTFLFCPTEYCGTFCYPNVAQSPYLRTVGEKLLPGIEVLWTGPKVVSKDIPVESIEEVSKIIRRAPVIWDNIHANDYDQKRLFLGPYKGRSTELIPRLKGVLTNPNCEFEANYVAIHTLATWYKSNMNGVRKDVVMTDTEDSTVSIQIKLENEGSDEDIETDVLYSPQMALKLALTEWLQEFGVPHQYSSRQVAHSGAKTSVVDVVPMIAPSSLNATTVVTTVYQEPIMSQGAALSSEPPALVKEEEKKQSDEEPMDMVVEKLEDTDKNVNQILTDIAEAKMSEELKPMDTDKESIAESKSPEMSMQEDCGSDIAPMQTDEQMMNKEQFVPGPNEKPLYTVEPVTLEDLQLLADLFYLPYEHGPKGAQMLREFQWLRANSSVVSVNCKGKDSEKIEEWRSRAAKFEEMCGLVMGMFTRLSNCANRTILYDMYSYVWDIKSIMSMVKSFVQWLGCRSQSSAQFLSGDQEPWAFRGGLAGEFQRLLPIDGANDLFFQPPPLTPTSKVYTIRPYFPKDEASVYKICREMYDDGADQPFHSQPDLIGDKLVGGLLSLSLDYCFVLEDEDGICGYALGTVDVTPFIKKCKISWIPFMQEKYSKPNGDKELSEAEKIMLSFHEEQEVLPETFLANFPSLIKIDIHKKVTDPSVAKSMMACLLSSLKANGSRGAFCEVRPDDKRILEFYSKLGCFEIAKMEGFPKDVVILGRSL
- the OGA gene encoding protein O-GlcNAcase isoform X3, yielding MRFYGRPWVMEQRKELFRRLQKWGLNTYLYAPKDDYKHRMFWREMYSVEEAEQLMTLISAAQEYEIEFIYAISPGLDITFSNPKEVSTLKRKLDQVSQFGCRSFALLFDDIDHNMCAADKEVFSSFAHAQVSITNEIYQYLGEPDTFLFCPTEYCGTFCYPNVAQSPYLRTVGEKLLPGIEVLWTGPKVVSKDIPVESIEEVSKIIRRAPVIWDNIHANDYDQKRLFLGPYKGRSTELIPRLKGVLTNPNCEFEANYVAIHTLATWYKSNMNGVRKDVVMTDTEDSTVSIQIKLENEGSDEDIETDVLYSPQMALKLALTEWLQEFGVPHQYSSRQVAHSGAKTSVVDVVPMIAPSSLNATTVVTTVYQEPIMSQGAALSSEPPALVKEEEKKQSDEEPMDMVVEKLEDTDKNVNQILTDIAEAKMSEELKPMDTDKESIAESKSPEMSMQEDCGSDIAPMQTDEQMMNKEQFVPGPNEKPLYTVEPVTLEDLQLLADLFYLPYEHGPKGAQMLREFQWLRANSSVVSVNCKGKDSEKIEEWRSRAAKFEEMCGLVMGMFTRLSNCANRTILYDMYSYVWDIKSIMSMVKSFVQWLGCRSQSSAQFLSGDQEPWAFRGGLAGEFQRLLPIDGANDLFFQPPPLTPTSKVYTIRPYFPKDEASVYKICREMYDDGADQPFHSQPDLIGDKLVGGLLSLSLDYCFVLEDEDGICGYALGTVDVTPFIKKCKISWIPFMQEKYSKPNGDKELSEAEKIMLSFHEEQEVLPETFLANFPSLIKIDIHKKVTDPSVAKSMMACLLSSLKANGSRGAFCEVRPDDKRILEFYSKLGCFEIAKMEGFPKDVVILGRSL